One region of Duncaniella freteri genomic DNA includes:
- a CDS encoding DNA cytosine methyltransferase, whose protein sequence is MLKVASLFCGCGGSDLGLLGGFTYLGHHYPRLDFDIVFAVDFDKWAVDTYNRNFLHHAVCADVSDIDFHTIPDVDVLIGGFPCQSFSTVNPTKDTNDERANLYKQIVRFLREKSPRFFICENVKGLITLQRGAIIHKIVSEFESVGYKVQFKLMKAVEFGIPQKRERVFIVGIRNDQNCEYSYPQPINTFENAVPLSTVIERLDITEQKYYFSERAVQGMKNAKNNMKRGLWQDLNGPCLTITSHLAKISINSRDPLLLVDPAKELYRRFTPREAARIQSFPENFILNNSESKSYKQIGNAIPPVLMWHIAKSLQDAAIYNAEMQPEDEASSYFISKIFEPTQNLFNYNSNPFTETLFNEPTSPYGKKIVY, encoded by the coding sequence ATGCTGAAAGTTGCTTCATTATTTTGTGGTTGTGGAGGTTCTGACTTAGGGCTGTTGGGTGGATTTACTTATCTTGGTCATCACTATCCACGTTTAGATTTCGATATAGTATTCGCTGTAGATTTTGATAAATGGGCAGTTGATACTTACAATCGAAATTTTCTTCATCATGCTGTTTGTGCAGATGTTTCAGATATTGATTTTCATACAATTCCAGATGTAGATGTGTTAATTGGAGGGTTTCCATGCCAATCATTCAGTACCGTCAATCCAACAAAGGACACCAACGATGAAAGAGCCAACTTATATAAACAAATCGTTCGTTTTCTACGAGAGAAATCTCCAAGATTTTTCATTTGTGAAAATGTAAAGGGGCTCATAACACTCCAACGCGGAGCAATCATACATAAAATTGTTTCTGAATTTGAGAGTGTGGGCTACAAAGTTCAATTCAAACTCATGAAAGCTGTTGAATTTGGGATTCCACAGAAAAGAGAGCGTGTCTTTATTGTAGGTATTCGAAACGATCAAAACTGTGAATATTCATATCCTCAGCCAATAAATACTTTTGAAAATGCAGTTCCTTTAAGCACTGTTATTGAACGACTGGATATTACTGAACAGAAATACTACTTTTCTGAAAGGGCTGTACAAGGCATGAAAAATGCCAAAAATAATATGAAACGTGGATTATGGCAAGACTTGAATGGTCCATGTCTTACCATAACTTCTCATTTGGCAAAAATCAGTATAAACTCTCGCGATCCGTTACTGTTGGTAGATCCAGCAAAAGAACTGTATCGTCGCTTTACGCCTCGTGAAGCTGCCAGAATTCAATCTTTCCCTGAAAATTTCATTTTAAATAACTCGGAATCTAAATCATATAAACAGATAGGCAATGCAATACCTCCTGTTCTAATGTGGCATATCGCAAAATCTCTACAAGATGCTGCTATATACAATGCAGAAATGCAACCTGAAGATGAGGCATCATCATATTTTATCTCTAAGATCTTCGAGCCAACTCAAAATCTATTTAATTACAACTCCAACCCATTCACAGAGACTCTTTTTAATGAGCCTACATCTCCTTATGGGAAAAAAATTGTATATTAG
- the pdxA gene encoding 4-hydroxythreonine-4-phosphate dehydrogenase PdxA has product MKPILAVTMGDPAGIGPEIVVRALSHKDTYEKCRPIVTGDAAVMQEAVSRLGYDFKINAVGRISDAKFEHGTIDVYDLHCVDMSTFRFGEVQAQCGNAAFVSIKKAIELAMDNEVDGTVTAPLNKEALNLAGHHFDGHTEIYATFTGTKKYAMMLADENIRVIHVSTHVPLRKACDLVKKARIIEVTELIADACRQFGIENPHIGIAGLNPHSSENGMFGDEEALEIIPAIEELNARGFNVDGPVPPDSIFAKAKCGKYDGCVAMYHDQGHIPLKVCAFNWNKETGKMESANGVNITLGLPIIRVSVDHGTAFDVAGKGIASDDAMVLSIDYATRMAKYRLGIKE; this is encoded by the coding sequence ATGAAACCGATCTTAGCTGTCACCATGGGCGATCCTGCCGGAATCGGCCCTGAGATTGTGGTGCGTGCCCTCAGCCATAAGGACACTTACGAGAAATGCCGTCCGATAGTCACAGGCGATGCAGCAGTGATGCAGGAGGCTGTGAGCCGTCTCGGCTATGATTTCAAAATCAATGCAGTGGGACGCATTTCCGACGCAAAATTTGAACATGGCACAATCGATGTCTACGACCTGCATTGTGTAGACATGAGCACATTCCGATTCGGAGAGGTACAGGCACAATGTGGCAACGCCGCATTCGTAAGCATAAAAAAAGCCATCGAGCTTGCCATGGATAATGAGGTGGACGGGACTGTCACAGCTCCGCTCAACAAGGAGGCTCTTAACCTTGCCGGACACCACTTTGACGGCCACACTGAGATATACGCCACATTCACCGGCACCAAGAAGTATGCAATGATGCTTGCCGATGAGAACATACGGGTGATACACGTATCCACCCATGTGCCTCTGCGCAAAGCATGCGACCTCGTGAAGAAAGCCCGCATCATTGAAGTCACCGAACTGATTGCCGACGCGTGCCGTCAATTCGGCATCGAGAATCCGCATATAGGCATTGCCGGACTCAATCCCCACAGCAGCGAGAACGGCATGTTTGGTGACGAAGAAGCCCTTGAGATAATTCCGGCTATCGAAGAACTGAACGCCCGCGGATTCAATGTCGACGGTCCGGTGCCGCCGGATTCGATCTTTGCAAAAGCCAAATGCGGGAAATATGACGGCTGCGTGGCAATGTATCATGACCAAGGGCATATCCCACTGAAAGTATGTGCTTTCAACTGGAACAAGGAGACCGGAAAGATGGAGAGCGCAAACGGTGTCAACATCACCCTCGGACTCCCGATAATCCGTGTCAGCGTGGACCACGGCACCGCATTCGACGTAGCCGGCAAAGGTATAGCAAGCGATGATGCGATGGTGCTCAGCATCGATTATGCCACACGGATGGCAAAATACCGCTTAGGAATCAAAGAATAA
- a CDS encoding MBOAT family O-acyltransferase, with amino-acid sequence MGIDIASIGEQLVYNSRQPLLFNTGLFIVLFAFFMLIYRILRPWRIARMIFTIAFSIYFYYKASGECCLILIGVAVSDYLLGLCMQKARSFTRCRGISMRSIVALNVIVNVGLLAYFKYFGLLIDTINRFMTTHIDPINVILPAGISFFTFRSISYIVDIYRGHIQACRNPLDYMFFLTFFPPLLAGPVVRAKDMLPQIKSNPVPSRDMTSEGVYLIISGIIKKMVIADFISGNFVDRVFDNPALYSGFENLMASIGFTIQLYCDFAGYSDIAIGIALLLGYRFKENFNAPFKASSPTEFWHRWHISLSTWLRDYVYIPLGGNRCSKARAYFNQFATMVIGGFWHGASWMYVIWGAAHGALLVIHKMLRGLIPAPSTTETVVTESGEIEMVTVPSRFAPVTKCFNMVFTFLLIVAAFMLFRARSLEDVGMMWHQIIYDFHLSVAPEFVSSYLAIVVAMGVGYFVHILPSRITSPLKQGFMASPILLQSIMLAIALFVAIQVRSSDIVPFIYLQY; translated from the coding sequence ATGGGCATAGACATCGCAAGCATAGGCGAACAGCTTGTATACAACAGCCGGCAACCGCTGCTGTTCAACACAGGTCTGTTCATAGTACTGTTTGCCTTCTTCATGCTCATCTACCGTATTCTACGCCCCTGGAGAATAGCGCGGATGATATTCACCATAGCATTCTCTATATACTTCTACTACAAGGCATCAGGTGAATGCTGCCTTATACTGATAGGGGTGGCAGTAAGCGACTACCTGTTAGGTCTCTGTATGCAGAAAGCCAGATCATTCACACGCTGCCGCGGCATATCCATGCGATCCATAGTCGCACTCAATGTGATAGTCAATGTAGGGCTGCTTGCCTACTTCAAGTACTTCGGGCTGCTGATCGACACCATCAACCGGTTCATGACCACACATATCGATCCTATCAATGTAATACTCCCCGCCGGAATCTCCTTCTTCACATTCCGATCCATCAGTTATATAGTCGATATCTACCGCGGACACATACAGGCATGCAGAAATCCGCTTGACTATATGTTCTTCCTCACTTTCTTCCCGCCACTTCTCGCCGGACCCGTGGTCCGCGCCAAGGATATGCTTCCGCAGATCAAGAGCAACCCAGTGCCATCGCGTGACATGACATCCGAAGGGGTATACCTCATCATATCAGGCATAATAAAGAAAATGGTTATCGCCGACTTCATATCCGGCAATTTTGTTGACCGAGTGTTTGACAACCCTGCCCTCTACAGCGGTTTCGAGAACCTCATGGCATCGATAGGATTCACCATCCAGCTATACTGCGATTTTGCAGGATACAGCGATATAGCCATAGGCATAGCCCTGCTTCTTGGCTACAGGTTCAAAGAGAACTTCAACGCACCATTCAAGGCATCCAGCCCCACCGAATTCTGGCACCGATGGCACATATCGCTTTCAACATGGCTAAGGGATTATGTCTACATTCCGTTGGGAGGCAACAGATGCTCCAAGGCAAGGGCATATTTCAACCAGTTCGCAACCATGGTAATCGGAGGTTTCTGGCATGGAGCCTCATGGATGTATGTGATATGGGGAGCTGCCCACGGCGCACTTCTTGTGATACACAAGATGCTGCGCGGTCTTATCCCGGCTCCCTCCACTACGGAGACTGTAGTCACTGAGTCAGGCGAAATAGAGATGGTGACAGTCCCCTCACGTTTCGCTCCTGTGACAAAATGTTTCAACATGGTGTTCACATTCCTCCTCATCGTAGCAGCCTTTATGCTGTTCCGAGCCCGCTCACTTGAGGATGTAGGCATGATGTGGCACCAGATCATCTATGACTTCCATCTGTCCGTCGCTCCTGAATTTGTGTCGAGCTATCTCGCTATAGTAGTTGCAATGGGTGTTGGATACTTTGTGCATATACTGCCGTCAAGAATCACCTCTCCTCTCAAACAAGGTTTCATGGCATCGCCCATACTACTCCAGTCCATCATGCTTGCAATAGCTCTGTTCGTGGCTATCCAGGTACGTTCAAGCGACATCGTACCATTCATCTACCTGCAATATTGA
- a CDS encoding protein NO VEIN domain-containing protein — translation MIYRPENQYRCTIIRGKSQTEMEDLLPVYANIVHKYCPCNEEAFRRSAYSDLSYALFHVRDFTSLSDNNLKTVKNHYTEIMGVLLGLFYPKFDQDTNETIIHESDSCKFLIDNSDFPTFFKNLCLNFQFPNGEKKATVVKSEVELGIKLKPFCFVIKLLFIAQNNKQLLAKQEIGYYALNNLDVLHGNVSAQEVFDHIMDDRKNGIKRNKLTGSNEWQHIKEQFNLLELANLIEHDSERIWLNSDESNAISLFIKSLDEPFFNVDAYDLSTIEGRKLMVQEWKEYNGQFHSEFLDIALTGLPISKREELIARKSAIKSTTDLGDEGEAFVFRLEQDRVRAFKERLVNKVLLLGKTKGLGYDIASIEADENKHNPEFARYIEVKTTKRTTRPSFNLSWTDSLNITRKEWIAAEQFGPAYNIYRVYFTKNEVIVIRINNPFALSKEGKIEVIPTIYQMDFGSDVIESRYPL, via the coding sequence ATGATTTATCGTCCCGAAAATCAATATCGCTGTACTATAATTCGTGGTAAGTCTCAGACCGAGATGGAAGACCTGCTGCCAGTATATGCCAATATTGTTCATAAATATTGTCCATGCAATGAGGAAGCTTTCCGCAGATCAGCTTACTCTGATTTGTCATATGCTCTATTCCATGTCAGAGACTTTACTTCTCTATCTGATAATAATCTCAAAACCGTCAAGAATCACTACACCGAGATTATGGGGGTGCTTCTGGGATTATTCTATCCTAAATTTGACCAAGACACTAACGAGACCATAATCCACGAGTCTGACTCATGTAAATTTCTTATTGACAATAGCGACTTTCCTACATTTTTCAAGAACCTTTGCTTGAACTTTCAGTTCCCTAATGGTGAGAAGAAAGCAACTGTTGTTAAGTCAGAAGTGGAGCTTGGCATAAAGTTAAAACCGTTCTGTTTTGTAATAAAGCTTTTATTCATTGCTCAAAACAACAAACAACTATTAGCAAAACAAGAAATTGGCTACTACGCGCTAAACAATCTTGATGTATTACATGGAAATGTGTCTGCTCAGGAGGTTTTCGATCACATAATGGATGACCGCAAAAATGGCATCAAGCGCAACAAACTGACAGGCTCAAATGAATGGCAACATATAAAAGAACAATTCAATCTTCTTGAATTAGCCAACCTAATTGAGCATGATTCTGAAAGGATTTGGCTCAACTCCGATGAATCCAATGCTATTTCATTGTTCATAAAGAGTCTCGACGAACCATTTTTCAATGTGGATGCTTACGATCTCTCAACAATTGAAGGTCGTAAACTAATGGTCCAAGAATGGAAAGAATATAACGGACAATTCCATAGTGAATTTTTAGACATTGCTTTGACAGGTCTGCCCATATCCAAGCGTGAAGAACTAATAGCAAGAAAATCCGCTATTAAGTCAACAACAGATTTAGGAGATGAGGGTGAAGCTTTTGTATTCAGATTAGAGCAAGATAGAGTCAGAGCTTTTAAAGAACGTCTTGTAAACAAAGTCCTTCTATTAGGAAAAACAAAAGGTCTTGGTTACGACATCGCATCCATTGAAGCTGACGAGAACAAGCATAACCCAGAATTTGCTCGTTACATAGAAGTTAAAACTACTAAAAGGACTACTCGTCCCTCATTCAATCTGTCATGGACGGACTCATTGAACATAACACGAAAAGAATGGATTGCTGCAGAACAATTTGGTCCTGCATATAATATTTATCGAGTCTATTTTACTAAAAATGAAGTGATAGTGATTCGTATCAACAATCCTTTTGCTCTTTCTAAAGAAGGTAAAATCGAAGTTATTCCCACCATTTATCAAATGGATTTTGGTTCAGACGTCATTGAATCGCGTTACCCTTTATAG
- a CDS encoding sodium:solute symporter — MNDIHWIDYLIVFASIASAIGVGVYFAHRQKDTSTYFAAGGKIPAWAVGMSIFATLISSVTFLAYPGAAYAGNWILLVQGLMVPLVLLALIGVIVPLFRKVVKLSTYEYFERRFGLFARMYSSFAFTLGHFSKAGTVFFLVSMALATFLDFNIYAIVIVLGITIIILTLLGGMEAIVWMDVAQGGLLIGGGVICVILLLFLPEGGPSEVLRIAGEYNKIDVGPYDWDFTQLTFIVMALNGIFYALQKYGTDQTIVQRYLAAKNDRDAKKAAYIGVMMSVPIWTMFMFIGTCLFAYYHTSGAPGLPDGLKADEVFPYFISNQLPVGIRGLIIAALAAAAISSLDTDLNCLSAIAVQDYYVRFKKSSTDRQQLRFGRIMVVLSGAGAVGVALLYISWGGEGVLGALFSLYAIFSAGIVGIFLLGLFSRRANKQGLYIGIAASVLFTAYAVLTSTKLDLHGTGIKETILDLGSWNFTQHKYMLGVYSHLIVLVVGYMASFLFAAPLAEKELTIYGYLEDKRKEKQMDIEPA, encoded by the coding sequence ATGAATGATATACATTGGATAGACTACCTCATAGTCTTTGCTTCGATTGCATCGGCAATCGGGGTAGGGGTATATTTCGCCCACAGGCAGAAAGACACAAGCACTTACTTTGCAGCCGGCGGTAAAATTCCGGCATGGGCTGTAGGCATGTCGATATTCGCCACTCTGATATCAAGCGTGACATTCCTTGCATATCCGGGAGCCGCTTATGCCGGCAACTGGATACTTCTTGTCCAGGGACTCATGGTGCCTCTGGTGCTGCTGGCACTCATAGGGGTCATAGTGCCATTGTTCCGCAAAGTGGTGAAGCTTTCCACCTATGAGTATTTCGAACGGCGATTCGGACTTTTTGCCCGCATGTACAGCTCGTTCGCTTTCACTCTGGGACATTTCTCCAAGGCAGGCACAGTATTCTTTCTCGTGTCTATGGCATTGGCGACATTTCTTGATTTCAACATCTACGCCATAGTGATAGTGCTGGGCATCACAATCATCATCCTTACACTCCTGGGTGGCATGGAAGCCATAGTATGGATGGATGTCGCCCAAGGAGGCCTGCTTATAGGCGGAGGTGTGATATGCGTGATATTGTTACTGTTTCTTCCCGAAGGAGGCCCTTCAGAAGTGTTGCGCATAGCCGGTGAGTACAACAAGATTGATGTTGGTCCTTATGACTGGGATTTCACTCAGCTCACATTCATAGTCATGGCTCTTAACGGTATATTCTACGCACTGCAAAAATACGGTACGGACCAGACCATCGTACAGCGTTATCTTGCTGCCAAAAACGACCGGGATGCCAAGAAAGCGGCCTATATAGGAGTTATGATGAGTGTCCCCATCTGGACCATGTTTATGTTCATAGGCACATGCCTGTTTGCGTATTATCACACATCCGGAGCCCCTGGCCTGCCCGACGGACTGAAAGCCGACGAAGTGTTCCCTTATTTCATCAGCAACCAGCTCCCGGTAGGCATACGTGGACTTATAATAGCCGCACTTGCCGCAGCTGCCATATCAAGCCTCGACACAGACCTGAACTGTCTTTCTGCCATAGCTGTACAGGACTACTACGTGCGCTTCAAAAAATCAAGCACTGATCGCCAACAGCTCCGTTTCGGACGCATTATGGTAGTGCTGTCTGGTGCAGGAGCCGTCGGAGTGGCCCTCCTCTATATCTCATGGGGAGGAGAGGGTGTACTGGGCGCACTGTTCTCACTGTATGCCATATTCTCGGCCGGCATTGTGGGAATATTCCTTCTCGGACTGTTCAGCCGCCGTGCCAACAAACAGGGACTATACATAGGCATAGCAGCATCGGTGCTATTCACCGCCTACGCAGTCCTGACCTCCACCAAACTCGACCTTCACGGAACAGGTATCAAAGAGACTATCCTTGACCTCGGCTCCTGGAATTTCACACAGCACAAATATATGCTTGGTGTTTACAGCCATCTTATAGTGCTTGTGGTAGGTTATATGGCAAGCTTCCTGTTCGCAGCCCCGCTTGCCGAGAAGGAACTGACCATATACGGTTATCTTGAAGACAAGAGAAAAGAAAAGCAAATGGATATCGAACCAGCCTGA
- a CDS encoding leucine-rich repeat domain-containing protein, with the protein MKKALLIIAVVLGSMTAFAQNLDKNEAKQLKAFLAEGHNASALKASPNSVASIEGVSVSNGHVTAIQWKDKKLTGSLDLSGFKALTKVDVSRNNLTSLDVSDCVALEQLNAGRNKLTEVSLDGCSVLQNLSLYKNRLTDLSLSNTPLLKSLNISNNLFVELELNNSYNLQTLNCQGCHLESLNVGGCTALKNLYCGYNKLTTLTLSGVENLQNLNCDDNEISNFLVSGLPSLSTLICSDNNMVTLGLRDCQALLDLVCSYNDLTTLSVDGCPNLQYVDCSYNDLTQLTLSNQTFLQRLICNNNQLTMLDVSFDQALTYVNCRYNQIIDFRTIACNNLRMVACQWNY; encoded by the coding sequence ATGAAAAAAGCGTTATTAATCATTGCAGTTGTGCTTGGAAGTATGACCGCATTTGCTCAGAATCTTGACAAGAATGAGGCGAAGCAGCTCAAGGCTTTTCTCGCCGAGGGACACAATGCCAGTGCTCTTAAAGCAAGCCCTAACTCGGTAGCATCCATTGAAGGTGTCTCAGTATCGAACGGACACGTGACTGCTATCCAGTGGAAGGACAAGAAGCTTACCGGATCTCTCGACCTCTCAGGCTTCAAAGCTCTCACCAAGGTGGATGTGTCACGTAACAACCTCACTTCGCTCGATGTGTCCGACTGCGTAGCTCTTGAGCAGCTCAACGCCGGTCGTAATAAGCTCACTGAGGTAAGCCTCGATGGTTGCAGTGTCCTCCAGAATCTGTCACTCTACAAGAACCGTCTCACGGATCTCTCTCTCAGCAACACCCCTCTTCTAAAGAGCCTTAACATTTCAAACAATCTCTTTGTAGAGCTTGAACTCAACAATTCCTATAACCTACAGACCCTTAACTGTCAGGGCTGTCACCTTGAGTCTCTTAATGTAGGAGGATGTACTGCTCTGAAGAATCTTTACTGCGGTTACAACAAACTCACTACTCTCACCCTGTCGGGAGTTGAGAATCTTCAGAACCTCAACTGTGACGACAATGAGATCTCCAATTTCCTTGTCTCAGGTCTGCCCTCGCTCTCCACTCTCATCTGTTCCGACAACAATATGGTGACCCTCGGTCTGCGCGACTGCCAGGCTCTTCTCGACCTCGTTTGCTCTTACAATGACCTTACCACTCTAAGTGTCGACGGTTGCCCCAATCTTCAGTATGTGGATTGCTCTTACAACGACCTTACCCAGCTGACCCTCTCCAACCAGACTTTCCTTCAGCGTCTTATCTGTAACAACAATCAGCTGACAATGCTTGATGTATCATTCGACCAGGCTCTTACATATGTCAACTGCCGTTACAACCAGATTATCGACTTCCGTACAATCGCCTGCAACAACCTCCGTATGGTGGCTTGCCAGTGGAATTACTAA
- a CDS encoding iron-containing alcohol dehydrogenase, translating to MKPITILQPQKTVFGSGCIQTFVDDYLSLGHRRLFILTAPPILPLIEPAIKQLKDNGVNVEVFQNILAEPTLNDFNTILSIAREFRADSVAGIGGGSVLDIAKLVAAFIDSDQKAEDCFGTGFIKKKGLWLACLPTTAGTGSEVSPNAILLDERDKLKKGIVSPYLLADTAYVDPMLTMTVPSKVTADTGMDALTHCIEAYTNKFAHPAVDIYALQGIRLIAANLLRAVKDGSDIEAREALALGSLYGGLVLGPVNTAAVHALSYPLGGEFHIPHGLSNAILLPSVMKFNRSANLRKYAEVAIACGAPVGKDDNETAQNGVDFICELSKAVGIPQKLSDLNIPQSAVDGMAKAAMEVQRLLKNNPREVTEQDARDIYNSLY from the coding sequence ATGAAACCAATCACAATCTTGCAGCCACAGAAAACCGTATTCGGTTCAGGCTGCATACAGACATTTGTCGACGACTATCTTTCACTCGGACACAGACGCCTTTTCATCCTTACAGCCCCCCCGATACTCCCTCTGATTGAACCGGCTATCAAACAGCTGAAAGACAATGGCGTAAACGTCGAAGTGTTCCAAAATATCCTTGCCGAGCCGACTCTCAACGACTTCAACACCATACTCAGTATCGCTCGTGAATTCCGAGCCGACAGTGTAGCCGGCATAGGAGGAGGATCGGTGCTCGATATCGCCAAACTTGTAGCAGCATTCATCGACAGCGATCAGAAGGCTGAAGATTGCTTCGGCACAGGATTCATCAAGAAGAAAGGACTGTGGCTCGCATGTCTCCCCACCACAGCCGGAACTGGGAGCGAAGTGTCACCCAATGCCATCCTTCTTGACGAACGCGACAAACTCAAGAAAGGAATAGTAAGCCCTTACCTGCTTGCCGACACTGCTTATGTCGACCCAATGCTCACAATGACCGTGCCTTCCAAGGTAACAGCCGATACAGGCATGGATGCTCTGACACACTGCATTGAGGCTTACACCAATAAGTTTGCTCACCCTGCGGTGGACATCTACGCTCTTCAAGGCATAAGACTGATAGCAGCCAATCTGTTGCGTGCGGTCAAGGACGGCAGCGACATAGAGGCTCGCGAGGCTCTCGCCCTCGGCTCTCTCTACGGCGGACTGGTGCTCGGTCCTGTCAATACAGCAGCGGTACATGCCCTCAGCTATCCCTTGGGAGGTGAGTTCCATATACCTCATGGACTATCGAATGCAATACTGCTCCCATCGGTCATGAAATTCAATCGTTCTGCCAATCTCCGTAAGTATGCCGAAGTGGCTATAGCCTGTGGCGCACCTGTCGGAAAGGACGACAATGAGACCGCACAGAATGGTGTAGACTTCATATGCGAACTGTCAAAGGCTGTCGGCATCCCACAGAAACTCTCAGACCTCAACATCCCTCAGAGCGCGGTCGACGGCATGGCAAAAGCTGCAATGGAGGTTCAACGTCTGCTCAAAAACAACCCTCGTGAAGTCACAGAACAGGATGCAAGGGACATCTACAACTCTCTTTACTGA
- a CDS encoding dihydrodipicolinate synthase family protein, whose translation MKNCKYRGVVVPMVTPVTEDGMLDVPAIERIIEFFAQNNVAPLLMGTTGEGNSVSASDGLLMVETAVKASKGRILIYAGLTGNCFAEQLRQAEAYTKAGADVIVATLPSYYALTDEQMYGYYKTLANSITGPLMLYNILATTHMTIPVEVVKRLADHPNIVGLKDSERDLERMQQCIAISRDREDFAYFCGWAAQSAYSLSIGGDGIVPSTGNYVPEMFNDLYRAASDGDMTTANRLQDETNEIAKIYQAGRTLGQSLTALKVMMQTKGLCEPWMLMPLTRLSAEEEQSIKSRL comes from the coding sequence ATGAAGAATTGCAAATATCGTGGCGTGGTGGTGCCTATGGTCACACCTGTCACAGAGGATGGCATGCTGGATGTTCCGGCTATAGAACGAATAATCGAGTTTTTCGCACAGAACAATGTGGCACCGCTCCTAATGGGCACCACAGGTGAAGGCAACAGTGTATCAGCATCCGACGGACTGCTAATGGTAGAGACCGCCGTAAAGGCCTCTAAAGGACGAATACTGATCTATGCCGGGCTCACAGGCAACTGCTTTGCCGAACAGTTAAGACAGGCAGAGGCATACACCAAAGCGGGAGCCGACGTGATTGTAGCCACACTCCCTTCCTACTATGCCTTGACTGACGAACAGATGTATGGATACTACAAGACTCTTGCCAATTCCATCACAGGCCCCCTCATGCTTTACAACATACTGGCAACAACCCACATGACCATACCGGTCGAGGTTGTGAAACGTCTTGCCGACCATCCGAATATTGTCGGGCTGAAGGATTCCGAACGCGATCTGGAGCGTATGCAGCAGTGCATCGCCATATCCCGGGACCGAGAGGATTTCGCTTACTTCTGCGGATGGGCGGCACAGTCAGCCTACTCGCTGTCGATAGGTGGTGACGGAATAGTTCCGAGCACAGGCAATTACGTACCTGAAATGTTCAACGACCTGTACCGCGCCGCATCGGACGGAGACATGACCACCGCCAACCGCCTACAGGACGAGACCAACGAGATAGCAAAAATCTATCAGGCAGGGCGCACACTGGGACAGTCACTCACCGCTCTCAAGGTGATGATGCAGACCAAAGGTCTCTGCGAGCCATGGATGCTCATGCCTCTCACACGTCTTTCAGCTGAAGAAGAGCAATCCATCAAGTCAAGACTATGA
- a CDS encoding DNA cytosine methyltransferase: MTIKPLTFIDLFAGCGGLSLGFEQSGFKGVLAIDFWQDALTTYSYNREHSKTLCGDLSAISPDDVKNEFKISDVDVIIGGPPCQGFSVAGKRIIDDKRNELYKSFVNFVRVFRPKAFVMENVPTILTMGNGIIRDAILSDFTDLGYTINYKVLTASDYGVPQNRRRAVFVGLLGGEIYNFPTPSIDKHISSYEALSDLPENSQQDGSSYICEPMSEFQRLMRKYSRGVYNHNITIHTARTQEIIAMVPDGGNYKDLPKELWDTRKVHIAWTRLNSKRPSFTIDCGHNHHFHYKFNRVPTVRESARLQSFPDSFIFLGNKGSQLKQVGNAVPPLLAQQIALQLKNYL, translated from the coding sequence ATGACAATAAAACCATTGACATTCATAGACCTGTTTGCTGGTTGTGGCGGACTATCGTTAGGATTTGAGCAGTCCGGATTTAAGGGGGTACTTGCCATTGATTTTTGGCAAGACGCTCTTACGACTTATTCATATAATCGAGAACATTCCAAAACTTTATGTGGGGATCTGTCTGCTATTTCACCAGATGACGTCAAGAATGAATTCAAAATTTCTGATGTTGACGTTATAATTGGCGGACCTCCTTGTCAAGGTTTTTCTGTGGCAGGCAAACGAATCATAGATGATAAACGAAATGAACTTTATAAGTCATTTGTTAACTTTGTGCGCGTTTTCAGACCCAAAGCATTCGTAATGGAAAATGTTCCAACAATTCTCACCATGGGGAACGGAATTATTCGAGATGCCATTTTGTCTGATTTTACCGATCTGGGATATACTATTAATTATAAGGTTCTTACTGCATCAGATTATGGAGTTCCACAAAATCGAAGAAGAGCTGTTTTTGTAGGACTACTTGGTGGGGAGATTTATAATTTCCCAACACCTTCGATTGATAAACATATATCATCTTACGAAGCTTTGAGTGACCTCCCTGAAAATTCTCAACAAGATGGGTCTTCTTATATTTGTGAACCAATGTCAGAATTTCAGAGGTTAATGCGTAAGTATAGCCGTGGGGTATATAATCACAACATAACGATTCACACGGCACGGACACAAGAAATCATCGCAATGGTTCCTGATGGTGGAAATTACAAAGACTTACCAAAGGAATTATGGGATACCCGCAAAGTCCATATAGCCTGGACGCGGCTCAATAGCAAGAGACCAAGTTTCACTATTGATTGTGGGCATAACCATCACTTTCATTATAAATTCAATCGAGTGCCGACAGTCAGAGAATCTGCACGCCTCCAAAGCTTCCCTGACTCCTTTATTTTTTTAGGGAATAAGGGGAGTCAACTCAAACAAGTCGGAAATGCCGTGCCTCCTCTACTTGCTCAACAAATCGCTCTCCAACTCAAAAATTATTTATGA